The Actinomadura graeca nucleotide sequence TGCGTTCCCCCGTGCTCAAACCGCCCGAAAACCGGACCGATCCTATATTTATTGGGGAGGCGAGCCCCCATATCCCCCGGCTGCGCGGCACGGGTCTCCTCCACTGCGCTCGCTGCACTCGCTGCGTTGCGGGGACGCGGCGCGCCGGGGATACCCGCTCCGCTCGCTTGCGCTCGCTCCGCGTGCCTCCCCGAAACCGGTGGCCGGGCTTCGAACCGGTGGTTGAGGCTCAACCTGCCGGGGTCGGGGTTTCGAGGCACGTTTGCCTGGGGCGACCGCCAGACCCCCGGTGCGCTTCTTTGACCCTCTATACGGCGCGGGAAGGTTGGGGACGGCCTGGGCGGGTGGTGAAGAAGACGGAGAGGGAGCCCTTGAGGCGGGCGCGGACGGTCTCCTCGTCCACGGGGCCGTCGTCGGGGACGGGGGTGAGGTCCAGCGCGCGGGCGATCAGCAGGTCGACGTTGCGGTCGGCGACCAGGACCGAGCAGGTGTCGCAGGCGTACCAGGGGTAGAGCATGTTGAGGACGGCGACGGCGGTGTCGTCGTCGGACAGGTGCGTCGTGTCGAGCTCGACCTCGAACATGTCGGTGTCCTCGGGGTCGAGCGTCGGGTAGTAGAGCCAGCTCGGGCCCGCCGAGGCGCAGAAGTCGCACGCCTGGTCCTGGGCGGCGGGCGCGCCGACCGCGAGCTCCAGCTCGTGGTCCCATGGCTCCACCCGCCGGTTGTGGCGGTAGCCCACGCCGTCCAGCGAACCCTCACGGTTGTGCGTGACGTCGTGCACCTCGCCGCCGCAGCGGGCGCACATGAAGCCGATGTCCTCCATGTCCCTCCCCTGATCGCTGAGGCACCGGAACTCACATTATCCGGCCGGGGCGCTCCGTCGTACCGGGTGCCGCGAACCTTCGGGTACCTTGAAGATCTTTCTTCGATCCCTGGTGGGAGGTCCCGTGTCTCGCTACGGCGCGTCCGTCGTGCTCAACGCCGACAAGATCGATCTGGTCCGTGAGCGGCGCCTCCTCCTCGACGCGGTGACGATGACCGTGCTCCGCGGCGAGCACTGGGCGCTGATCGGCCCGAACGGCGCGGGGAAGAGCACGCTGCTGGGCATCCTCGGGGCCTACACGCATCCGACGCGCGGCATGGCGGAGATCCTCGGGCGCCGCCTCGGCAGGGTGGACGTGCAGGAGCTGCGGAGGCTGATCGGCCAGGTGAACCCGCGGCATCCGCTGGAGTCGGCGCGGACGGTCCGGGAGATCGTGCTGACCGGCGTGACGGGCACCATCGAGCTGGTCCCGCGCTGGACCCCCTCGGAGGACGAGCTTCGCCGCGCCGACGAGCTGATCGGGCTGATGGGCCTGACCCGCCGCACGGATGCGCGCTGGCCGAACCTGTCGCAGGGGGAGCGGGGCCGGGCCCTGATCGCCCGGGCGCTCATGCCCGACCCGCCGCTGCTGCTGCTCGACGAACCCGCCACCGGCCTGGACGTCGCGGCGCGGGAGCGGCTGCTGGCCTCGATCGACCAGCTGCGGGCGGACCGTCCCGACCTGACGACGGTGCTGGTCACCCACCACCTGGAGGAGCTGCCCACCAGCACCAGCCACGCGCTGCTGCTGCGGGACGGGCAGGTCCTCGCGTCGGGCCCGGCCGGGGAGGTCCTCACCACCGAGCTGGTCAGCGCCTGCTTCGACCACCCCATCACGATCACCCGGAACAACGGACGCTGGGCCGCGACCGCCGGACCGGCCTGAGCGACGGGGGTCCCCAGCCGTCACGCGAGCGCGCTACCAGCCCGGGTGAGGCAAAGCCGGAGGCGAGCCTCACGCGGTCTGATCGCGGAGCGATGTCGCGCTCGCCCAAGCACGGTCAAGGGGCGAGCCGCCAGGCGAGCCCCTTGGGCCGGGATTGAGTCAAACACAGCCCGCTTGGACTTTGTGGAGGGACAGGTGGGCCAAGACGGACTGGTTGGCCTCCCAGCCGTCGGGGAACTTGACGGGCACGCCGAGGTGGACGGGTTCCGTGGAGGGGTGGGCGTCGAGCAGCTCGGGGATGCCCGCGCGGGCCACGACGACGCATGCGTGGCGGTGGCGTGATGTCAGGACGCACAGCCGTCCCGACTCCAGATGGAACGCGGTGGCGTCGCGGCGGCCGGAGAGCGGGTGAAGGACGACCGTGACGTCGTACTCGCGGCCCTGGAGGCGGTTGGCGGTGTCCACGGTGATGCCCTCGCCGTGCGGGCCGAGCGCCGCGCGGATCGCGGCGACCTGGTCGCGGTGGGCGGCGCCGATCGCGACGCGGTCCGCGCCGACGGGGTGGGAGCCGAGCTCCGAGTGGGCGACCGGGCCGCGCTGGAGCAGCCGGACGGCGAGCGCCGCGGTGGCCTGGACCGCTTCGGCGTCGGTGCGGAGCGTGTGGCGGGCGGGCAGCTCGTACAGCGCCCAGCCGCTCGCGGCTGCCTCCTCCAGCGCCAGGTCGTAGGTGGTGCCCATCCCTCGGGCGCCGTACTCCAGGCGCCGTTCGCCCTCCCGCGTCCCGGCGCGGAATCCGGTGAAGGGGTAGAAGGCGTCCGACACCACCGGCGCGGCGGAGGCGGGCAGCCGCCACGACACGGGCAGGCGGTGGACGGGCAGGTCCGGGTTGTGGGCCAGCAGGACGGACACGGCGCTGCGCATCGGGTCCCAGGACAGCCC carries:
- a CDS encoding AAA family ATPase, with product MTERHLVAPTGEDTGPSEAAGRVVDAVLADLDGAHRGVVVDSPPGAGKSTLVVRAAAHLAAAGRRLMIVAQTNEQVDDLIERIAGKHPDVSLGRLSASGYVPSDRVLGHPAVRVAQKADELAEHTVVIATAAKWATLTSGSWPWAIVDEAYQMRSDMLLRIAGRFERALFVGDPGQLDPFSTVEVERWAGLSWDPMRSAVSVLLAHNPDLPVHRLPVSWRLPASAAPVVSDAFYPFTGFRAGTREGERRLEYGARGMGTTYDLALEEAAASGWALYELPARHTLRTDAEAVQATAALAVRLLQRGPVAHSELGSHPVGADRVAIGAAHRDQVAAIRAALGPHGEGITVDTANRLQGREYDVTVVLHPLSGRRDATAFHLESGRLCVLTSRHRHACVVVARAGIPELLDAHPSTEPVHLGVPVKFPDGWEANQSVLAHLSLHKVQAGCV
- a CDS encoding ABC transporter ATP-binding protein; amino-acid sequence: MSRYGASVVLNADKIDLVRERRLLLDAVTMTVLRGEHWALIGPNGAGKSTLLGILGAYTHPTRGMAEILGRRLGRVDVQELRRLIGQVNPRHPLESARTVREIVLTGVTGTIELVPRWTPSEDELRRADELIGLMGLTRRTDARWPNLSQGERGRALIARALMPDPPLLLLDEPATGLDVAARERLLASIDQLRADRPDLTTVLVTHHLEELPTSTSHALLLRDGQVLASGPAGEVLTTELVSACFDHPITITRNNGRWAATAGPA